The DNA sequence GAGTCCGCTGGCCGCGAACCGGCAGCTTGCGGCGGTGACGGAGACCACGGTAGGAACCGAGATCCATCAGGCGCTTGATGTTCATCGACGTGTCGCGGCGCAGGTCGCCTTCGACCAGGTAGTCGGCATCGATGGTTTCGCGGATCTTGATGACTTCGGCATCCGTCAGCTCGTTCACGCGACGGGTCGACTCAACGCCGACCTTTTCGATGATCTCACGAGCCATGGCCGGGCCGATGCCATGAATGTACCGCAGCGCGATTTCCACGCGCTTGTTGGTCGGGATGTTAACGCCTGCAATACGGGCCAAGGCCGGTTCTCCTCAAGCGGACTGTTCAAACATAAAGAGCGCGCCAAGCCGGAATGGGTCCGCCTTGCGCGCCGGCGATTAAGCCTAAAGCTAAGAAACGAGGCTTATAGCG is a window from the Hyphomonas sp. genome containing:
- the rpsM gene encoding 30S ribosomal protein S13, producing MARIAGVNIPTNKRVEIALRYIHGIGPAMAREIIEKVGVESTRRVNELTDAEVIKIRETIDADYLVEGDLRRDTSMNIKRLMDLGSYRGLRHRRKLPVRGQRTHTNARTRKGPAKPIAGKKK